One part of the Cyclobacteriaceae bacterium genome encodes these proteins:
- a CDS encoding twin-arginine translocase TatA/TatE family subunit, translated as MNSIFLLGMPGGMEWVLIALAVLIFFGAKKIPEFARGVGRGIREFKDAVKDVKKEVDEAGKEVPKKIED; from the coding sequence ATGAATTCGATTTTTTTGCTTGGAATGCCGGGTGGGATGGAATGGGTTCTCATTGCACTTGCAGTTTTAATCTTTTTTGGAGCGAAAAAAATCCCTGAGTTTGCGCGTGGTGTTGGCCGCGGGATCCGCGAGTTCAAGGATGCCGTAAAAGATGTGAAGAAAGAAGTGGATGAGGCAGGCAAGGAAGTGCCTAAAAAAATTGAAGACTAA
- the gatA gene encoding Asp-tRNA(Asn)/Glu-tRNA(Gln) amidotransferase subunit GatA, with protein sequence MKAYATLRDIQNDLSRGNVSCENLVKHHLSIIHQKKHLNAFLSVYEEEALKQASFIDHKIKSGTAGRLAGLVVGIKDVLAYQHHPLQAGSKILDGFISQYNATAIQRLLDEDAIIIGRQNCDEFAMGSSNENSAFGPVLNDADNTRVPGGSSGGSAVAVQAGMCRVSIGSDTGGSVRQPAAFCGVIGLKPTYSRISRYGLIAYASSFDCVGIFGTSVEDVALVLEVIAGPDEYDSTVSQKPVPQYSHELIQRTERKYRVACFRETLESPGLQPEIKNVLLLQLEKLKTNSHEVEILDFPLLEYSLPTYYILATAEASSNLSRFDGVRYGHRSTATSDLESLYKKSRSEGFSKEVQRRILLGTFVLSASYYDAYYTKAQKVRKRIRAKMQETFKTYDFILMPTAPTTAFKLGEHTADPLEMYLADLFSVLANVAGVPGISVPCGVDDKGLPIGLQVLANDFEEASLLQFSDYLMKLN encoded by the coding sequence TTGAAAGCTTACGCGACACTGCGCGACATCCAGAACGATCTCTCTCGCGGCAACGTCTCTTGTGAGAACTTAGTCAAACATCACCTCAGCATCATTCATCAAAAAAAACACCTCAATGCATTTTTGAGCGTGTACGAAGAAGAAGCGCTTAAACAAGCCTCCTTTATTGATCATAAAATCAAATCGGGAACTGCAGGACGGTTGGCCGGTTTAGTGGTAGGCATTAAAGATGTTCTCGCCTATCAACACCATCCGCTACAAGCGGGCAGCAAAATCCTGGATGGTTTTATTTCCCAATATAACGCTACGGCTATTCAACGTTTGCTGGATGAAGATGCCATTATTATTGGACGACAAAACTGCGATGAATTTGCCATGGGCTCTTCCAATGAAAATTCTGCCTTTGGCCCCGTGCTTAACGATGCCGATAACACACGTGTGCCCGGAGGTTCATCGGGCGGATCAGCCGTGGCCGTACAAGCAGGCATGTGCAGGGTCTCCATCGGCTCCGACACAGGCGGTTCAGTACGACAGCCAGCAGCCTTTTGTGGAGTTATTGGATTGAAGCCAACATACTCACGGATTTCACGCTACGGGTTGATTGCCTACGCCTCTTCGTTTGACTGCGTTGGGATTTTTGGAACAAGCGTTGAAGATGTTGCGCTTGTGCTGGAAGTAATTGCCGGGCCGGATGAATACGATAGCACTGTTTCACAAAAACCTGTTCCTCAATATTCACACGAACTTATTCAACGCACGGAAAGAAAGTATCGGGTTGCCTGCTTTCGCGAAACGCTTGAATCCCCGGGGCTGCAACCGGAAATAAAAAACGTCCTGCTCCTTCAGCTCGAAAAACTGAAAACAAATAGCCATGAAGTTGAAATACTGGATTTTCCCTTACTGGAATACAGTTTGCCAACATATTATATCCTTGCCACAGCCGAGGCCAGTTCAAATCTTTCACGCTTTGATGGTGTTCGTTATGGCCACCGCAGTACTGCAACTTCCGATTTAGAATCACTCTATAAAAAATCGCGCTCGGAAGGTTTCAGTAAAGAAGTGCAACGCAGGATTTTATTGGGCACTTTTGTGCTGAGTGCAAGCTATTACGATGCGTACTACACCAAAGCACAAAAAGTACGTAAACGTATCCGGGCAAAGATGCAGGAAACGTTCAAGACATACGACTTTATACTAATGCCCACTGCCCCAACTACTGCTTTTAAATTAGGCGAACATACTGCCGATCCCCTGGAAATGTACCTGGCCGATTTGTTTTCTGTTTTGGCCAATGTTGCGGGTGTACCGGGTATTTCCGTACCTTGCGGGGTAGATGATAAAGGATTGCCCATTGGACTGCAGGTTTTGGCCAATGATTTTGAGGAGGCAAGCCTTTTACAGTTTTCAGATTACCTGATGAAACTGAATTGA
- a CDS encoding LysM peptidoglycan-binding domain-containing protein: MSRAFIFLFALTTFSYAFSQGTDPVVDSLEIALAEEEMAFKEDTTAFAFYTLRSDIEFIPGNDRPSIIRDRLSCIEKNIPLHYNDRIHSFINYFTVRDREYTRMVMRRKNIYFPIFERYLSQYGLPDELKYLSIIESGLNPKAISRARAVGLWQFMYATGRHYNLKADGYIDERMDPEKSTDAACRYLRDLYGMFNDWELALAAYNAGPGNVKKAIRRSGYKKSFWEIYPFLPRETRSYVPQFVAMIYTMNYLEEHNFIDGENEMLMHYDTLLVDKHLHLETFANLTGVCLEDLQKLNPSVLRHALPDAVKPHIIKIPVIAKEALYENKLAILDSASKVGKRELEVWARNTEETTYGKDRIVYRVKSGDVLGAIAMRYKVRVEDIKRWNNLSSNIIQIGQPLTIWIKPPAESPVVASTATPKPVQPVQVTASQTYIVQAGDTLWGISRQFEGMTIEKIKELNNLTDNKIQPGQTLIISR; the protein is encoded by the coding sequence ATGAGCCGAGCATTTATTTTTTTATTTGCCCTAACCACTTTCTCATACGCTTTTTCACAAGGCACCGACCCTGTTGTCGACTCCCTTGAAATAGCGTTGGCGGAAGAAGAAATGGCTTTTAAGGAAGACACCACAGCTTTTGCTTTCTATACCTTACGTTCCGACATTGAATTTATCCCGGGCAACGACAGGCCCTCCATTATACGCGATCGGTTAAGTTGCATCGAAAAAAACATTCCACTCCATTACAACGACCGCATTCATTCATTCATAAACTATTTTACTGTACGCGACCGTGAATACACCCGCATGGTAATGCGGAGAAAGAACATTTACTTTCCCATTTTTGAAAGATATTTAAGCCAATACGGGTTACCGGATGAGTTAAAATATCTTTCCATAATTGAATCCGGGTTAAACCCCAAAGCCATTTCGCGTGCCCGTGCTGTTGGGCTGTGGCAGTTTATGTATGCCACCGGCCGGCATTACAACTTAAAAGCCGATGGCTATATTGATGAGCGCATGGATCCTGAAAAATCTACGGATGCAGCGTGCCGTTACCTGCGCGATTTGTATGGTATGTTTAACGATTGGGAACTTGCACTGGCAGCTTACAATGCAGGACCCGGTAACGTAAAGAAAGCTATCCGCAGGTCGGGTTATAAAAAATCGTTCTGGGAAATCTATCCCTTCCTTCCACGCGAAACACGTTCGTATGTTCCGCAGTTTGTGGCCATGATTTACACCATGAACTACCTGGAAGAGCATAATTTTATTGATGGCGAAAATGAAATGCTTATGCACTACGACACGCTTCTTGTTGATAAGCACCTACATCTCGAAACATTTGCCAACCTTACCGGTGTTTGCCTCGAAGACCTGCAAAAACTAAATCCTTCCGTTTTGCGCCATGCCCTTCCCGATGCCGTAAAGCCTCACATTATTAAAATACCGGTAATAGCCAAGGAAGCATTGTACGAAAACAAGCTGGCCATTTTGGACTCGGCATCAAAAGTAGGAAAACGCGAACTGGAAGTTTGGGCGCGCAACACCGAAGAAACAACCTATGGTAAAGACCGTATCGTTTACCGCGTTAAAAGCGGTGACGTGCTGGGTGCAATAGCCATGCGTTACAAAGTACGTGTTGAGGATATTAAGCGCTGGAATAACCTGAGCAGCAATATTATTCAAATTGGCCAACCGCTAACCATATGGATAAAACCACCGGCCGAAAGTCCGGTCGTGGCATCAACCGCAACACCTAAGCCCGTTCAGCCTGTTCAGGTAACCGCTTCCCAGACCTACATAGTACAAGCCGGAGATACATTGTGGGGAATTTCCAGGCAATTCGAAGGAATGACCATTGAAAAGATCAAAGAACTGAACAACCTTACCGACAACAAAATTCAGCCAGGCCAAACCCTCATCATTTCACGATAA